A single region of the Erwinia sp. genome encodes:
- a CDS encoding hypothetical protein (ID:LKCDNKCA_00162;~source:Prodigal:2.6), with translation MTKPQRKRLTKGRECERVLASGFSRPLFTDRNRAASVTAKVNTADNGDKVGTGRSRVTGFP, from the coding sequence ATGACAAAGCCGCAGCGCAAGCGACTGACCAAAGGGAGGGAGTGCGAACGGGTGCTGGCATCAGGCTTCAGCCGACCCTTGTTTACGGACCGGAACAGGGCAGCGTCAGTCACAGCAAAAGTGAACACCGCTGACAACGGGGACAAAGTAGGCACCGGAAGAAGCCGGGTTACCGGCTTTCCTTAG